AATGCTGAGAGATATTTGGCTTTCTATGAATTATGATGATGTTATGGATGTATCACCCGAAGTCAAAAAAATTATAGAAGGAAACCTTTCAAGTCTTTCAGCAACTGATATTGCCAGGGCCATGAGAAGTCTTTTCACGGGGATAGATGTAACCCCTTTGCGAAATGAATTAAGTAAACTAATTGATGAAGAAAGAGTGAGATCTTCAGGCGTTGACTATGGTTTGGTAGCATATTCGTTGAGCAAAATGAAACCGACTATGCTTTACCTTGAAGACATTCCAGATGGGCAACTTGTTGATTATATACTTGCCAGCTCAAATTTTCCGGTGTTCAAAAGAGAAACCTTTGGCGGGGAGCGGTATATTGATGGAGGCATTTACAGTAATATCCCCATTGAGCTTGCGATAAATCGTGGCTACAAAAAGATAATAGCAGTGGATATTGGAACATATGGCTTAACGGATATCCTGAATTTCCTTGGTCGTTACAGAAACAAGTCGGAAATCATCTTTATAAAACCAAGAAAGCACTTCGGAACAGTGTTGACATTTGATCCTGAAGTCAGCAGGAAATATTTGCTGGAGGGATATCTTGATACACTGAGAGTTTTTGGCATTTTGAAGGGAGAAAAGTATTATATTTTCAGCACTGAAGATATATTCAAGGAATTGTTCATGTCCCTTTCAGCCGAATCTATCGAGGAGCTTTTTGGCGTATTGGATCTGCATTACTCAAATACAGCGGAAAAAGAGTACTTATATAACATGATATTCCTTCCCTATTTGGAGTCTTACACGGGAATTTTTGGAAAGCCTTCATCAGATACTTCATATATCCTTTTGGAACAGCTCGCATCTTTTTGGGGGATAGAATGGCTGAAATTATATGATTCTTATGAGTTGCTGAAAGAAATAATAATTCGGGGCGAAGCGGAAAGCAATTTAAATATCGTGCAATCTTTTTTGAAAAACCTCCGCTATAAAAGACTTTTTGAAGGGCTCAAAATCTTATTAGATAAAGGAAAACCGCTTCCAAAAAAGGAAAAATACCTGGAATTGAAGAAGACCCTGGAAGAGCTGGTTACAATAGATTAGAAACATATGATATTTTGTGCTGTATAATTTATGGAGCCGGAGGTGATGATATGGCTGGTTCTTACAGAAGGCAAATGCTCGAATCGGAAATCCAGAAAGTTCTTTCAGAAGCTTTGAGAAATTACAAAGGAGCCGGTATCGACGCTTCGCTTTTGAATATTGTAAGAGTAGAGCTATCGAAGGATAAAAGATACGCAAACGTTTTTGTGAGCAGTCTCATAGATTCTATGAAAAAAGAGGAAGTTGTAAACTGGTTTGAAGAGAACAAGGGATATCTTCGAACAGCAATTGCAAAAGCGATCAGGCTCTTCAAAGCACCTGAGTTGAGATTCAAGGCAGACATAGGGATTGATGCGAGCTTAAGGATATCCAGGATTCTTGAGGAAATAAATAAAGAAAAGGGAGAGGAAAGCGAATAATGGCCTCTGGTTTTCTTTTTATAGACAAGCCTGACGGGATCACATCGCATGATGTGGTTAACATAGCCCGAAAAAGGTTAGGAATAAAAAAAATCGGCCACTCGGGAACACTGGATCCCTTTGCAAGCGGTTTGCTCATTCTTGGTGTTGAAAAAGCAACAAGACTACTTGAATACATAAAAGACTTCGAGAAAACCTATAACGTAAGGATGAAGCTCGGAGTAGTTACAGATACATTTGATATAACCGGCAAAGTAGCAGAAGAGCACTCGACCTGGAAAGACCTAACTGAAATAGAAATTGTTGATACACTTAAAAGCTTTGAGGGTGAATATCTTCAGGTGCCACCCGCTTATTCTGCTAAGCGTTATAAAGGAAAGAGATTGTATCAGCTAGCCCGTGAAGGGAAAATAATCAACCTCCCCCCCAAAAAAGTTAAGATCTTTTCCATAAGTAATATTGAAGTAAATCATGATAATGGTGAGGTTGCCTTTAAAGCAAAAGTCTCTTCAGGAACTTACATAAGATCTTTGGTTATGGATGTTGGATATCAGTTAGGTTGCGGTGCCACTACCACTTATTTGAGGAGAGAAAAAATAGGCAATTTTTCTGTCCATGAAGCAATAGCGCCTGAAGAAATCTCTTCTTTTTCGATAGTAGAACCCGAAAGGGTATTATCCGGGTTCCTCCCTTCCATTATTGTTACAGAAGCTCAGGGAAAAGCCGTGTTAAACGGCCAGCAAATTTGGCTCAACGGATTGGCGGGCATTGATGGGAAGTTCAAAAAGGATGATCTGGTTAGAGTTATAGATGAAGAGGGTATCTTCCTGGCCATTGCAAGAGCTGAAAGGGATTCCAGTTTTATACGTAAGCTCTTTGAAAAAATGGAAAATCAACGTATAGCAAAACTAATAAAGGTTTTTGGTGATTAGTAAATGTTCGTTGCGTGCATAGGTACTTTTGATGGCGTTCATGCAGGCCATAGAAAAATCATTGATGAAGCTGTCAACCTTTCCAAAAATCTAAAAGCAAATAGTATTGCCATATCCATGATTTATCCATGGCAATATTATTTTCCGAATTTTCCCGGACTTATCTATCCGGTTTCCCAAAGAATTGAGCTTATCCTTGACACAGGCATAGAAGATGTAATAACAGTGAACATGGCAGAGATAAAAGATATTGAACCGGAAGATTATATAAGCTCGCTCCTTTCACAAGGCTTAAAAGGTCTGGTTGTTGGAGAAGATTTTACCTTCGGCAAAAATGCCCGCGGAGATGTAAAAATGCTATCGAGAATGGCAGCTGATTATGGATTTGAATTGAAGACAATCCCGAAGCAAACATATCAATCAAAGCGAATTAGCAGCAGCTGGATAAGGGAAGCGATTGCCCGCGGGGATATCAAATTGGCTGGGAAATTATTGCAGAGACCTTATCATATATTCGGCCAGGTTTATAGGGATCAGGGTTTAGGAGGCAAGCTTGGATTTCCCACTGCGAACATATCGAGAGGAGAGGATAAACTTGTCCATCCCAGATCAGGTGTTTATATTGTTCGCTCAATAATTGACAACGAAACGGTTTTTGGGCTCCTGAACGTTGGCTTTCGCCCCACTATTAACCCTTCTGAAGAAGTCAAATACGAGGTCTATTATTTAGATTTTGAAAAAGAGCTTTATAGTAAGGTCATTGAAATGGATTTACTTGAATATTTAAGGCCTGAACTAAAATTCAATACGCTAGATGATTTGATTAAAGCAATCAAAAGAGATGAAAGAATAGCAAGAGCATGGATTGCCAAACATCTATCAAATCAAGGAGAGAAGGAAATCGAGAATTTCTGAGTGATAGATTTCTTTTACATCTTGATCCCTGAAAGGTTCGTGTTTAGAACCTTCAAAGCACCGAATTTTCTTCTCAGTTTTTAACTTGTTATAAAAATCTTCTATCGCTTCTGTAGAAACGACTCTATCTTCAGAACCATAGGTTAGCATAACAGGGCAGTTGATGCTATCTACTCTTTCCCAAGAAAGGCTTATCTGCTTTTCCATATCAAAGAAAAACCTCACCGAAATCTTATCATGAACGCTGGGTTCCATTTTATAAAATCTATTTGTCTTGTCATCCTTCGAAATCTCCGACGGATCTATTCTATTGCTAAATCTCAGGAAAGGAACTATAAAAGATAACGAGAAAAGGATGAAGTATAAGCTTTTAAGTTCATTGCGGTAAGACATCAAAGGCGGGGAACTTAAAATGGCTGCTCTAAAAAGTGATGGATATTTTTCAAGAAGCCTGATAGAAGTCAATCCACCAAGGCTATGCCCGAATAAGAACAGATTATTATCAGGAATTTCAAAATTTGCCATATCAGCAAGCATCTTAATACGCTCAACATATTCACTGATGCTCTTCGCTGCACCATAAGGAGCAGAATCTAAACCATGTCCGGTATTGTCAGTAGCATAAACAACAAAGCCATTCCTGCTAAGAAATTGCGCAAGATCTTCATATCGACCGCTATGTTCACCCAAACCATGTGCAATTATTACCTTGCCTTTTGTGTCACCAGAAGCCTGCCATTTTCTAACAAACATTCGTTGCATCCCCCTTTAAGTCCCCGGTTATTATATTTATTATACTTTTGAAAAGAAGATTTTCAAAACCCGGTATTTACAAAACAGAATTGGTATGATACGATAATTACGCTTGGCCCCATAGGATAACGGCTAGTCCACCGGATTCTCAGTCCGAAGGTCGGGGTTCGATTCCCCGTGGGGCTGCCAAAAAAAGCCCTTCACATGAAGGGCTTTTTAATTTAATAATTGCAGAAAAAAAGAGAGCCATTGGCTCTCTTTTTATTGGTGGAGTCGATGGGATTCGAACCCACGACTTTCGCCTTGCGAAGGCGACGCGCTCCCGACTGCGCTACGACCCCACGCAAAATTATTATAACTTACAGCTCAAAAAAGGTCAACGCAGCAGTTCTTTTTTGAAGCTTGTCCCGTTGCGCATTAAAGGCACATTGAAAAAATCCAAAACTGTTTGGCCAAGATCAGCAAAGGTCTCTCTTTCACCGAGATTCACATTTTCTTTGAGTCTCTTTCCGTAAATCAGCAAAGGGACTTTTTCACGTGAATGGTCCGTTGAGGGAGTGGTTGGATCACAGCCGTGATCTGCAGTGATAATTAGCACATCATCCGGTCCCATAG
The genomic region above belongs to Kosmotoga arenicorallina S304 and contains:
- a CDS encoding patatin-like phospholipase family protein, producing the protein MKKLLVIGVCMLLTSAGFALSESWLNEKIGLVLSGGGGRGAYEIGVWKALSDLNIHVGGIYGTSVGSINAAGILMGDFKMLRDIWLSMNYDDVMDVSPEVKKIIEGNLSSLSATDIARAMRSLFTGIDVTPLRNELSKLIDEERVRSSGVDYGLVAYSLSKMKPTMLYLEDIPDGQLVDYILASSNFPVFKRETFGGERYIDGGIYSNIPIELAINRGYKKIIAVDIGTYGLTDILNFLGRYRNKSEIIFIKPRKHFGTVLTFDPEVSRKYLLEGYLDTLRVFGILKGEKYYIFSTEDIFKELFMSLSAESIEELFGVLDLHYSNTAEKEYLYNMIFLPYLESYTGIFGKPSSDTSYILLEQLASFWGIEWLKLYDSYELLKEIIIRGEAESNLNIVQSFLKNLRYKRLFEGLKILLDKGKPLPKKEKYLELKKTLEELVTID
- the rbfA gene encoding 30S ribosome-binding factor RbfA; the encoded protein is MAGSYRRQMLESEIQKVLSEALRNYKGAGIDASLLNIVRVELSKDKRYANVFVSSLIDSMKKEEVVNWFEENKGYLRTAIAKAIRLFKAPELRFKADIGIDASLRISRILEEINKEKGEESE
- the truB gene encoding tRNA pseudouridine(55) synthase TruB, coding for MASGFLFIDKPDGITSHDVVNIARKRLGIKKIGHSGTLDPFASGLLILGVEKATRLLEYIKDFEKTYNVRMKLGVVTDTFDITGKVAEEHSTWKDLTEIEIVDTLKSFEGEYLQVPPAYSAKRYKGKRLYQLAREGKIINLPPKKVKIFSISNIEVNHDNGEVAFKAKVSSGTYIRSLVMDVGYQLGCGATTTYLRREKIGNFSVHEAIAPEEISSFSIVEPERVLSGFLPSIIVTEAQGKAVLNGQQIWLNGLAGIDGKFKKDDLVRVIDEEGIFLAIARAERDSSFIRKLFEKMENQRIAKLIKVFGD
- the ribF gene encoding riboflavin biosynthesis protein RibF, which codes for MFVACIGTFDGVHAGHRKIIDEAVNLSKNLKANSIAISMIYPWQYYFPNFPGLIYPVSQRIELILDTGIEDVITVNMAEIKDIEPEDYISSLLSQGLKGLVVGEDFTFGKNARGDVKMLSRMAADYGFELKTIPKQTYQSKRISSSWIREAIARGDIKLAGKLLQRPYHIFGQVYRDQGLGGKLGFPTANISRGEDKLVHPRSGVYIVRSIIDNETVFGLLNVGFRPTINPSEEVKYEVYYLDFEKELYSKVIEMDLLEYLRPELKFNTLDDLIKAIKRDERIARAWIAKHLSNQGEKEIENF
- a CDS encoding alpha/beta hydrolase; amino-acid sequence: MFVRKWQASGDTKGKVIIAHGLGEHSGRYEDLAQFLSRNGFVVYATDNTGHGLDSAPYGAAKSISEYVERIKMLADMANFEIPDNNLFLFGHSLGGLTSIRLLEKYPSLFRAAILSSPPLMSYRNELKSLYFILFSLSFIVPFLRFSNRIDPSEISKDDKTNRFYKMEPSVHDKISVRFFFDMEKQISLSWERVDSINCPVMLTYGSEDRVVSTEAIEDFYNKLKTEKKIRCFEGSKHEPFRDQDVKEIYHSEILDFLLSLI